A part of Thermococcus sp. SY098 genomic DNA contains:
- a CDS encoding 50S ribosomal protein L34e: MKPMYRSRSWRRKYVRTPGGRTVIHFERRKPKIAHCAMCGRPLNGIPRGRPSELRKLPKTKKRPERPMPHLCPSCMRKVMKAQVRAQIS, translated from the coding sequence TAGATCAAGGTCATGGAGGAGGAAATACGTTAGAACCCCTGGAGGAAGGACTGTCATACACTTTGAGAGAAGGAAGCCAAAGATAGCCCACTGTGCAATGTGTGGAAGACCACTTAACGGCATTCCAAGAGGAAGACCAAGTGAACTGAGGAAGTTGCCAAAGACCAAGAAGAGACCAGAGAGACCGATGCCACACCTCTGTCCAAGCTGCATGCGTAAGGTTATGAAGGCTCAGGTTAGAGCTCAAATTTCCTGA
- the cmk gene encoding (d)CMP kinase, producing MPKGCLVITVSGLAGSGTTTLCRNIARHYGFKHIYAGLIFRQMAREMGMTLQEFQKYAELHPEIDREVDRRQVEAAKECNVVIEGRLAGWMVRNADLKIWLDAPIKVRAERVARREGISVEEAFMQIAEREKQNRKRYLNLYGIDINDLSIYDLVIDTSKWSPDGVFAIVKAAIDHLYPDGDTGFRKKK from the coding sequence ATGCCAAAAGGCTGCTTAGTGATAACAGTAAGCGGTTTAGCTGGTTCAGGCACAACGACGCTCTGCAGGAACATCGCCAGGCACTACGGATTTAAGCACATATATGCCGGCTTAATTTTCAGGCAGATGGCAAGGGAAATGGGCATGACTCTGCAAGAGTTTCAAAAATACGCTGAGCTCCACCCAGAAATCGACAGAGAAGTAGATCGGAGGCAAGTTGAGGCTGCAAAAGAGTGCAACGTCGTGATTGAGGGTCGTTTAGCCGGTTGGATGGTTAGGAATGCTGACCTTAAAATATGGCTTGATGCCCCAATTAAAGTTAGAGCTGAAAGGGTTGCGAGGAGAGAGGGCATTAGTGTTGAGGAGGCATTCATGCAGATTGCCGAGAGGGAAAAGCAAAATAGGAAAAGATATTTAAACCTTTATGGTATTGACATCAACGACCTTTCGATTTATGATTTGGTCATAGACACTTCGAAATGGTCGCCCGATGGGGTCTTCGCTATTGTGAAGGCCGCCATCGACCACCTGTACCCCGATGGCGACACGGGGTTTAGAAAGAAAAAATGA
- a CDS encoding 50S ribosomal protein L14e encodes MPAIDIGRIAVVIAGRRAGQKVVVVDIIDKNFVLVTGAGLNKVKRRRMNIKHIEPLPEKINIQRGASDEEVKAALEQAGISLA; translated from the coding sequence ATGCCAGCAATTGATATAGGGAGAATAGCTGTTGTTATTGCCGGAAGAAGAGCTGGACAAAAGGTTGTTGTGGTTGATATAATTGACAAGAACTTTGTCCTCGTTACTGGAGCAGGCCTGAATAAGGTTAAGAGAAGAAGGATGAACATAAAGCACATTGAGCCGCTTCCGGAGAAGATCAACATCCAAAGAGGAGCAAGCGACGAGGAAGTTAAGGCTGCTTTGGAGCAGGCTGGAATCAGCTTGGCTTGA
- a CDS encoding SDR family NAD(P)-dependent oxidoreductase yields MKNALVTGASGGIGKLIVKRLIEQDYFVIGVGRNEKALRKLSSLENFDYIIMDLSEKGAAKRIRKALEQRSIGRLDLLINNAGFAVAKPLLEQDEDELERLFKVNVIAPIALTKEFLDMIPRGGKVVFIISGAAFINSVDLPAYGASKAALHYLAINLEKELKNRGISVIRIYPKQVATPFWKRVPKGAIPAEKVADAIIEAIHKNKSEVFVPFYIRIAKYFPRWPAFDYKFKF; encoded by the coding sequence ATGAAAAATGCACTTGTTACTGGAGCTTCCGGTGGAATTGGAAAGTTAATTGTAAAAAGATTGATTGAGCAGGATTATTTTGTTATTGGAGTTGGCAGGAATGAAAAAGCCCTGAGAAAGCTTAGCTCACTCGAAAATTTTGACTACATTATTATGGATTTAAGTGAAAAAGGAGCGGCAAAAAGGATTAGAAAGGCGCTGGAACAAAGGAGTATTGGAAGGCTTGATCTTCTCATTAACAACGCGGGCTTTGCTGTAGCTAAACCCCTTCTTGAGCAAGATGAAGATGAGCTTGAGAGGCTTTTCAAAGTAAATGTAATAGCCCCAATTGCGCTTACGAAGGAGTTTCTGGACATGATTCCCAGAGGTGGGAAAGTAGTTTTTATAATTAGTGGTGCTGCTTTTATAAATTCTGTGGATTTACCGGCTTATGGTGCATCAAAGGCAGCCCTCCACTATCTTGCAATAAATCTTGAAAAAGAGCTTAAAAATAGGGGTATTAGTGTCATCCGGATTTACCCAAAACAAGTTGCTACCCCTTTCTGGAAGAGAGTACCAAAGGGAGCAATCCCAGCAGAAAAAGTTGCTGATGCCATTATTGAAGCAATTCACAAAAACAAAAGTGAAGTTTTTGTTCCCTTTTACATCAGGATTGCGAAGTACTTCCCGAGATGGCCAGCATTTGATTATAAGTTCAAATTCTGA
- a CDS encoding RNA-guided pseudouridylation complex pseudouridine synthase subunit Cbf5, which produces MARDEVRRILPTDIKREVLIKDEKAETNPKWGFPPEKRPIEMHMQFGIINLDKPPGPTSHEVVAWIKKLFNLKKAGHGGTLDPKVSGVLPVALEKATRVVQALLPAGKEYIALMHLHGEVPEDKIHKVMKEFEGEIIQRPPLRSAVKRRLRTRKVYYIEILEIDGKDVLFRVGVEAGTYIRSLIHHIGLALGVGAHMAELRRTRSGPFKEDETLVTLHDLVDYYHFWKEDGIEEYFRKAIQPMEKAVEHLPKVWIRDSAVAAVTYGADLAVPGIVKLHAGIKRGDLVAVMTLKDELVALGKAMMTSQEMLNKSKGIAVDVEKVFMPRDWYPKMW; this is translated from the coding sequence ATGGCGAGAGATGAAGTTAGGAGAATCCTTCCTACAGACATCAAGAGGGAAGTGTTAATCAAAGATGAAAAAGCTGAAACTAACCCAAAATGGGGCTTTCCTCCAGAAAAAAGACCAATAGAAATGCACATGCAGTTTGGCATAATCAACTTAGACAAGCCTCCAGGACCGACAAGTCACGAGGTTGTTGCGTGGATTAAAAAGCTCTTTAACTTAAAGAAAGCGGGTCATGGGGGAACACTTGATCCAAAGGTCAGCGGTGTTTTACCGGTTGCCCTTGAGAAAGCAACCCGTGTGGTTCAGGCTCTTCTACCTGCGGGAAAGGAGTATATAGCCTTAATGCATCTCCATGGAGAGGTTCCAGAGGATAAAATCCACAAAGTCATGAAGGAGTTTGAGGGGGAGATCATTCAGAGACCTCCTCTAAGAAGTGCCGTTAAGAGAAGATTGAGAACGAGAAAGGTTTACTACATTGAAATTTTGGAGATTGACGGCAAGGATGTGCTCTTCAGAGTCGGCGTTGAAGCTGGAACTTACATACGTTCACTTATTCACCACATTGGGCTGGCTTTGGGTGTTGGTGCTCACATGGCCGAGTTGAGAAGAACGAGGAGCGGGCCATTTAAGGAGGATGAAACATTAGTGACTTTGCATGACCTTGTAGATTACTATCACTTCTGGAAGGAGGATGGAATAGAGGAGTACTTCAGGAAAGCAATCCAGCCAATGGAGAAAGCTGTGGAACATCTGCCGAAGGTATGGATAAGAGATTCTGCAGTTGCCGCTGTGACTTATGGAGCTGATTTGGCAGTTCCTGGGATTGTTAAGCTTCACGCTGGCATAAAGAGAGGAGATTTGGTTGCTGTAATGACCCTCAAGGATGAACTTGTTGCGTTAGGAAAAGCTATGATGACAAGCCAAGAGATGCTCAACAAGAGCAAGGGAATAGCTGTAGATGTTGAAAAGGTCTTCATGCCAAGGGATTGGTATCCAAAGATGTGGTGA
- a CDS encoding class I SAM-dependent methyltransferase translates to MSHYYSENPNVPLKTKTIEVFIRGQYFKFITASGVFSFGKYDEGTRLLVENAILEKDWRVLDLGCGYGAIGIVISKFVDYVVMTDINRRAVSIAKKNLKINNVKNAEVRWGNLYEPIKGEKFHSIITNPPVHAGKEVLREIVINAPKHLYDGGLLQLVIRTNQGAKFIKALMEQTFNDVRELAKGSGYRVYAGIA, encoded by the coding sequence ATGAGCCACTACTATTCCGAGAATCCCAATGTTCCACTAAAAACCAAGACAATTGAGGTATTTATTAGAGGACAGTATTTTAAGTTCATTACAGCGAGCGGAGTCTTCTCTTTTGGTAAATATGACGAAGGCACCCGGTTATTGGTTGAAAATGCTATTCTCGAAAAAGACTGGCGTGTTTTGGATTTAGGCTGTGGGTATGGTGCAATTGGCATTGTGATATCTAAATTCGTTGATTACGTTGTCATGACTGACATTAACAGGAGAGCGGTAAGTATAGCAAAGAAAAACTTAAAAATCAACAATGTGAAGAATGCCGAGGTTAGGTGGGGCAATCTTTATGAACCCATCAAAGGAGAAAAGTTTCACAGCATAATTACAAACCCTCCGGTGCATGCTGGCAAGGAAGTTTTGAGGGAAATAGTTATAAATGCTCCCAAGCATCTCTACGATGGAGGTCTGCTCCAGCTGGTGATAAGAACTAATCAGGGCGCAAAGTTTATTAAAGCCCTAATGGAGCAAACCTTTAATGATGTGAGAGAATTAGCTAAGGGGAGTGGTTATAGGGTATATGCCGGGATCGCCTAG
- a CDS encoding 30S ribosomal protein S13: MADFRHIVRVAGVDLDGNKQLRWALTGIKGIGINFATMVCRVAGLDPFQKAGYLTDEQVKLIEKILEDPVKHGIPPWAVNRPKDYETGRDMHLIGAKLVMAWREDINRLRRIRAYRGIRHELGLPLRGQRTRSNFRRGTTVGVRRKKK, translated from the coding sequence ATGGCAGATTTCAGACACATCGTTCGTGTTGCGGGAGTCGATTTGGATGGGAATAAGCAACTTAGATGGGCGCTCACAGGAATAAAAGGGATAGGCATAAACTTTGCCACGATGGTGTGCAGAGTTGCTGGATTAGATCCATTTCAGAAGGCAGGTTATCTAACAGACGAGCAGGTTAAGCTTATTGAGAAAATCCTTGAAGATCCAGTTAAACATGGAATCCCACCCTGGGCAGTAAACAGACCAAAGGACTACGAGACTGGAAGGGACATGCACCTCATTGGTGCAAAGCTTGTCATGGCATGGCGTGAGGACATCAACAGGCTCAGGAGAATTAGGGCATACAGAGGCATTAGACACGAGCTTGGCTTGCCATTGAGAGGACAGAGAACGAGGTCAAACTTCAGAAGAGGAACAACAGTCGGTGTAAGGAGAAAGAAGAAGTGA
- a CDS encoding 30S ribosomal protein S4: MGDPKRQRKKYETPSHPWIKERLDRERVLMKKYALKNKKELWKHETQLKEFRRRARRLLAARGKQAEIERQQLLQRLARLGLLPENAVLDDVLSLTIEDILERRLQTLVYKKGLARTIKQARQLIVHGHIEVNGQIIRSPSYLVLREEEDGITYAKTSPFAKESHPERVVIEQAKQAGEAQ, encoded by the coding sequence ATGGGAGACCCTAAGAGACAAAGGAAGAAGTACGAAACTCCCTCTCATCCATGGATTAAGGAAAGGCTTGACAGAGAAAGAGTTTTGATGAAGAAGTACGCTCTCAAAAACAAGAAAGAGCTTTGGAAGCACGAGACTCAGCTTAAGGAGTTCAGAAGAAGAGCAAGAAGACTTCTTGCGGCAAGAGGAAAGCAGGCAGAAATCGAGAGGCAGCAGCTCCTTCAGAGATTAGCAAGACTTGGGCTCCTTCCAGAAAATGCAGTATTGGATGACGTTCTCTCACTTACAATTGAAGACATCTTAGAGAGAAGACTTCAGACACTTGTTTATAAGAAGGGACTTGCAAGGACAATTAAACAGGCAAGACAGCTCATTGTTCACGGGCACATAGAGGTCAACGGGCAAATAATCAGGTCACCAAGCTACCTCGTTCTCAGAGAAGAGGAAGATGGTATAACCTATGCAAAGACCTCGCCTTTTGCTAAGGAGTCACACCCCGAGAGGGTTGTTATTGAGCAGGCTAAGCAGGCGGGTGAGGCTCAATGA
- a CDS encoding 30S ribosomal protein S11 — translation MSEEVNIKKKEKWGVAHIYSSYNNTIIHITDLTGAETISRWSGGMVVKADRDEPSPYAAMIAAKRAAEEALEKGIVGVHIKVRAPGGSKSKTPGPGAQAAIRALARAGLKIGRVEDVTPIPHDGTRPKGGRRGRRV, via the coding sequence ATGAGTGAGGAGGTAAATATTAAGAAGAAAGAGAAATGGGGAGTTGCTCACATTTACTCCTCATACAACAACACCATAATTCACATAACTGACCTCACAGGTGCAGAGACAATTTCAAGATGGAGCGGCGGTATGGTTGTTAAGGCAGACAGAGATGAGCCATCTCCGTATGCAGCAATGATCGCTGCCAAGAGGGCAGCTGAAGAGGCTTTGGAGAAGGGTATTGTTGGTGTTCACATTAAAGTTAGAGCCCCCGGGGGAAGTAAGAGCAAAACACCTGGACCTGGTGCTCAGGCAGCAATTAGAGCTTTAGCCAGGGCTGGTCTCAAGATCGGTCGCGTTGAGGACGTAACACCAATACCTCATGATGGTACAAGACCCAAGGGCGGTCGTAGGGGTAGAAGAGTTTAG
- a CDS encoding DNA-directed RNA polymerase subunit D — translation MKIKVLEKREDAIRFILEGVDAAFANALRRVIIGEVPTFAVDEVEFYENDSALFDEIIAHRLAMIPLTTPYDRFELDALELDEYTVTLSLEAEGPGIVYSGDLKSDDPDVKPVTPNIPIVKLAEGQKLTLNAYAKLGRGKDHAKWQPGFAYYKYLTEIHVSKEVPEWEKIKKLAKKRKLPIEETEEELVIKTITAFYLPREFEQYIGTLIKEEIVPDTFVFTVESNGELPVEEIVSIALKILMRKSDKFINELHKLAE, via the coding sequence ATGAAAATCAAAGTTCTTGAAAAAAGGGAAGATGCAATTCGCTTTATCTTAGAGGGCGTTGATGCAGCTTTCGCAAATGCACTGAGAAGGGTGATAATCGGAGAGGTTCCGACTTTTGCAGTTGATGAGGTTGAGTTCTATGAGAACGATTCAGCCCTTTTCGATGAGATTATAGCACACCGCTTGGCTATGATACCCCTTACCACTCCATATGACAGGTTTGAGCTCGATGCTCTTGAGCTTGATGAATATACTGTCACTTTAAGCTTAGAGGCTGAAGGACCGGGTATAGTGTACTCAGGTGATTTAAAGAGTGATGATCCTGATGTTAAACCTGTGACACCAAACATACCGATTGTAAAGCTGGCTGAAGGTCAAAAATTGACTCTAAATGCCTATGCCAAGCTTGGAAGAGGAAAAGATCATGCGAAGTGGCAGCCGGGCTTTGCTTATTACAAATACCTCACAGAGATTCATGTCAGCAAAGAAGTTCCAGAGTGGGAGAAAATAAAGAAGCTGGCAAAGAAAAGAAAACTACCTATCGAAGAAACCGAAGAGGAGCTGGTAATAAAGACAATCACTGCTTTCTATCTTCCAAGAGAATTTGAGCAGTACATTGGCACTCTGATTAAAGAAGAAATTGTGCCGGATACATTCGTGTTTACAGTAGAAAGCAACGGAGAACTGCCAGTTGAGGAAATAGTGAGCATAGCGCTCAAGATTTTAATGAGAAAGAGCGATAAATTTATAAACGAGCTTCATAAATTAGCCGAATAG
- a CDS encoding 50S ribosomal protein L18e produces the protein MKRTGPTDINLRRLIRYLRKKSNEEGVRIWKDIAWRLERPRRQRAEVNISKINRYTKEGDVVIVPGSVLGAGNLDHKVVVAAWKFSEKAKEKIINAGGEAITIEELIERNPKGSGVIIME, from the coding sequence ATGAAGAGAACTGGTCCAACTGATATTAATTTGAGAAGGCTTATAAGGTATTTAAGGAAGAAGTCAAACGAGGAAGGAGTAAGGATATGGAAGGACATAGCTTGGCGTCTTGAAAGACCAAGAAGGCAGAGAGCTGAGGTGAACATCAGCAAAATTAACAGATACACAAAGGAAGGGGACGTTGTTATAGTCCCAGGAAGTGTTCTTGGTGCAGGAAACCTTGACCATAAGGTTGTTGTAGCCGCGTGGAAGTTCAGCGAAAAAGCTAAAGAAAAGATTATCAACGCTGGTGGAGAGGCAATAACAATTGAAGAACTAATCGAGAGAAATCCAAAAGGTAGTGGAGTAATCATAATGGAGTGA
- the rplM gene encoding 50S ribosomal protein L13, producing the protein MRIINAEGLILGRLASKVAKMLLEGEEVVIVNAEKAIITGNREDIFAKYKQRTELRTRTNPRRGPFYPKRSDEIVRRTIRGMLPWKTDRGRKAFKRLKVYAGVPKEFEGREFETIMEAHMSRLKTPKYVTVGEVAKYLGGKF; encoded by the coding sequence ATGAGAATTATTAACGCTGAAGGTCTCATATTGGGAAGACTTGCATCAAAAGTCGCCAAGATGCTCCTTGAGGGGGAAGAAGTCGTCATTGTCAATGCTGAAAAAGCTATAATCACTGGAAACAGAGAGGACATCTTTGCAAAGTATAAACAGAGAACTGAGCTTAGAACAAGGACAAACCCAAGAAGAGGTCCCTTCTATCCAAAGAGAAGTGACGAGATCGTTAGAAGAACAATTAGAGGGATGCTTCCATGGAAGACCGACAGAGGCAGGAAGGCTTTCAAGAGACTCAAAGTTTACGCCGGTGTTCCAAAGGAGTTTGAAGGAAGAGAGTTTGAGACAATAATGGAAGCACATATGTCAAGGCTTAAGACGCCCAAGTATGTGACGGTTGGGGAGGTTGCAAAGTATTTGGGTGGAAAGTTCTGA
- a CDS encoding 30S ribosomal protein S9 gives MRIIQTAGKRKTAIARATIREGKGRIRINNKPVEIIEPEIARFTILEPLILAGEEIVSKVDIDVKVQGGGFMGQAEAARVAIARALVEWTGDMNLKEKFMKYDRTMLVGDSRRTEPHKPNRSTKGPRAKRQKSYR, from the coding sequence ATGAGGATCATTCAAACGGCCGGAAAGAGAAAGACCGCAATTGCAAGGGCAACGATTAGAGAGGGTAAGGGCAGGATAAGGATCAACAACAAGCCCGTTGAGATTATTGAGCCTGAGATAGCAAGATTCACGATCCTTGAGCCGCTTATCCTAGCTGGTGAAGAAATCGTCAGCAAAGTTGATATTGATGTCAAAGTACAGGGCGGAGGATTCATGGGGCAGGCTGAGGCTGCAAGAGTTGCAATTGCAAGGGCTTTAGTAGAGTGGACAGGAGACATGAATCTCAAGGAGAAGTTTATGAAGTACGACAGAACAATGCTTGTCGGCGACAGCAGAAGAACTGAGCCACACAAGCCAAACAGGTCAACAAAAGGTCCAAGGGCAAAGAGGCAAAAGAGCTATCGTTGA
- a CDS encoding DNA-directed RNA polymerase subunit N produces MIVPVRCFTCGKVIGDKYYIFKERVEKGEDPEKVLDDLGLERYCCRRMLLTHVELIDDIMQYRVY; encoded by the coding sequence TTGATAGTTCCCGTGAGATGCTTTACATGTGGAAAGGTCATAGGTGATAAATACTACATCTTTAAAGAGCGTGTTGAGAAGGGCGAAGATCCTGAGAAAGTGCTTGATGACCTTGGATTGGAGAGATACTGCTGCAGGAGAATGCTCCTCACTCATGTTGAGTTGATTGATGACATAATGCAGTATAGGGTGTATTAA
- a CDS encoding DNA-directed RNA polymerase subunit K yields MFKYTRFEKARIIGARALQIAMGAPVLIDVPEGITPLDAAILEFEKGIIPITVIRPS; encoded by the coding sequence ATGTTCAAGTACACGAGATTTGAAAAGGCGAGAATCATTGGAGCAAGAGCACTGCAGATAGCAATGGGAGCTCCCGTCTTGATCGACGTTCCAGAGGGCATAACCCCGTTAGATGCTGCAATATTGGAGTTTGAAAAGGGCATAATACCAATAACCGTTATAAGACCGAGCTGA
- the rpsB gene encoding 30S ribosomal protein S2, translating into MDEYLVPLDQYLAAGVHIGTQQKTKDMKKFIYRVRQDGLYVLDVRKTDERLRIAGKFLAKFEPDKILAVSVRLYGQKPVKKFGEVTGARAIPGRFLPGTMTNPAVKNFFEPDVLIVTDPRADHQALKEAVEVGIPIVALVDTENLLSYVDLAIPTNNKGRKALALIYWILAREILYNRKEIESREDFKVPVEDFEMRIVRT; encoded by the coding sequence ATGGATGAGTATTTGGTTCCACTCGACCAATATTTGGCGGCTGGAGTTCACATCGGAACACAGCAGAAAACTAAGGATATGAAGAAGTTCATATATAGGGTCAGGCAAGATGGTCTCTACGTTTTGGATGTTAGGAAGACGGATGAAAGGCTCCGCATTGCTGGTAAGTTCCTTGCAAAGTTTGAGCCAGACAAAATCTTAGCGGTCAGCGTTAGACTCTACGGTCAGAAGCCTGTTAAAAAGTTTGGCGAAGTTACAGGGGCAAGGGCAATTCCGGGGAGATTCCTTCCAGGGACAATGACAAATCCAGCAGTCAAAAACTTCTTTGAGCCAGATGTTCTGATTGTCACAGACCCAAGGGCTGACCACCAGGCACTCAAGGAAGCTGTTGAAGTTGGAATTCCCATCGTGGCATTAGTTGACACCGAGAACTTGCTCAGCTACGTTGACTTGGCAATTCCAACAAACAACAAAGGTAGAAAGGCTCTGGCATTGATTTACTGGATACTTGCAAGGGAGATTCTCTATAACCGCAAAGAAATCGAGAGCAGAGAGGACTTCAAGGTTCCGGTTGAGGACTTTGAGATGAGGATTGTTAGGACTTGA
- a CDS encoding MEMO1 family protein: protein MIRYSAVAGSFYPTGEELVIMLERFFSDLGELGSERKITAGVAPHAGYVFSGYTASRTYKAIYEDGLPETFVIIGPNHTGLGSPVAVYPEGEWITPLGGVEVDAELARAIVKSSSIADLDELAHKYEHSIEVQLPFIQYIVDKAGKEIKIVPIALGLQDEEVAEDLGKAIFEASHELGRDVVVIASTDMMHYGYMYGYVPFRARGEDLLGRIKEWDFRVIQKILEFDYKGMFEEIRKMDHTMCGPGGVATGIVFSRLAGALEAELLHYTTSFEVSRSTDAIVGYASIVMRKP, encoded by the coding sequence ATGATCAGGTATTCTGCTGTAGCGGGCAGCTTTTATCCTACTGGCGAAGAGCTGGTGATAATGCTTGAACGCTTTTTCAGTGACTTAGGAGAGCTTGGCAGTGAGAGAAAGATAACAGCGGGCGTTGCACCTCATGCTGGCTATGTTTTCTCTGGTTATACGGCTTCAAGAACATACAAAGCTATTTATGAAGATGGTCTTCCAGAGACATTCGTCATAATAGGGCCAAATCACACTGGCTTAGGCTCACCCGTTGCCGTATATCCAGAAGGAGAATGGATCACTCCGTTAGGAGGGGTTGAAGTTGATGCTGAGTTAGCCAGAGCAATTGTCAAGAGTTCCAGCATTGCCGACTTGGATGAGCTGGCTCACAAGTATGAGCATTCCATAGAGGTTCAACTACCATTTATACAGTACATAGTTGATAAGGCTGGTAAGGAAATCAAAATAGTGCCAATAGCTTTAGGGCTACAAGATGAAGAAGTTGCTGAAGATTTAGGAAAAGCAATTTTTGAAGCTTCCCATGAGCTTGGCAGAGATGTTGTTGTGATTGCAAGCACTGACATGATGCACTATGGCTACATGTACGGCTACGTTCCCTTCAGGGCGAGGGGAGAAGACCTGCTCGGCAGGATTAAGGAGTGGGACTTCAGGGTTATTCAGAAAATCTTGGAATTTGACTACAAGGGCATGTTTGAGGAGATAAGGAAAATGGATCACACAATGTGCGGCCCGGGTGGAGTTGCCACTGGGATAGTGTTTTCAAGGTTAGCTGGAGCCCTTGAAGCAGAGCTTTTACACTACACCACAAGCTTTGAGGTCAGCAGAAGTACAGATGCAATAGTTGGCTATGCGTCGATTGTTATGAGAAAGCCTTGA
- a CDS encoding mevalonate kinase: MRVLASAPAKIILFGEHSVVYGKPAIAAAIDLRTYVWAEFNKNGRIRIEAKDIKIPGLTVSFSESEIYFETDYGKAAEVLSYVREAINLVLEEAGKQKGVTVSITSQIPVGAGLGSSAAVAVATIGAVSRLLGLELTKEEVAKLGHKTELLVQGASSGIDPTVSAIGGFLYYEKGTFEELPAIELPIVIGYTGSSGSTKELVAKVRRSFEEMPDIITPILNSMGKVVEKAKEVILADYDKEIKFQLLGQLMNINHGLLDALGVSTKSLSDLVYASREAGALGAKITGAGGGGCMYALAPGKQSEVATAIKIAGGMPMITKISREGLRIEEVEE; encoded by the coding sequence ATGAGAGTTCTTGCATCAGCTCCTGCTAAAATTATTCTTTTCGGTGAGCACAGCGTCGTTTATGGAAAACCTGCTATAGCAGCGGCTATTGATTTGAGGACATACGTTTGGGCTGAGTTCAACAAGAACGGAAGGATTAGGATTGAGGCAAAGGATATTAAAATCCCTGGGTTAACCGTGTCTTTTTCGGAAAGTGAAATTTACTTTGAAACAGATTATGGAAAAGCTGCAGAGGTTTTGAGCTACGTAAGAGAAGCCATAAACCTTGTTTTAGAGGAAGCAGGAAAGCAAAAAGGAGTTACGGTATCTATAACGTCACAAATTCCTGTTGGTGCCGGTTTGGGTTCATCAGCCGCCGTAGCAGTTGCAACAATCGGTGCAGTTTCAAGACTTTTGGGCCTGGAGCTCACAAAGGAAGAAGTTGCAAAGCTCGGACATAAAACTGAGCTTTTAGTCCAGGGAGCTTCGAGTGGAATTGATCCAACAGTTTCGGCAATTGGTGGTTTCCTTTACTATGAAAAGGGTACGTTTGAAGAGTTACCAGCAATAGAGTTGCCGATTGTCATTGGGTACACAGGGTCAAGCGGTAGCACAAAGGAGTTGGTTGCAAAAGTGAGAAGGAGCTTTGAGGAGATGCCCGATATTATCACTCCAATCCTGAACTCAATGGGCAAGGTCGTTGAGAAAGCCAAAGAGGTTATTCTGGCGGATTACGATAAAGAGATTAAATTCCAGCTTCTTGGACAACTCATGAACATAAATCATGGTTTGCTTGACGCTCTTGGAGTCTCAACAAAGAGCTTAAGTGATTTGGTATATGCTTCGAGGGAGGCTGGCGCTTTAGGGGCAAAGATTACGGGCGCCGGTGGTGGGGGATGTATGTATGCCTTAGCTCCAGGAAAGCAGAGTGAAGTGGCAACAGCAATAAAGATTGCCGGTGGAATGCCTATGATAACAAAGATCAGCAGAGAGGGTCTTAGAATAGAGGAGGTTGAGGAATGA